Proteins found in one Limnobaculum xujianqingii genomic segment:
- the rimJ gene encoding ribosomal protein S5-alanine N-acetyltransferase, whose protein sequence is MFGYRSNVPKVSLTTDRLTVRLACERDAYRLADYYTENREFLKPWEPVRDQSYCYPSGWQVRLNLINELHKQGNAYYFLLLDPDEKEVRGVANFSNVIRGDFHACILGYSLGQKWEGQGLMYEALQPALRYMLNQQRMHRIMANYMPHNQRSGNLLLRLGFEREGYAKQYLRIDGNWQDHVMMALTNPNWKPAI, encoded by the coding sequence ATGTTTGGCTATCGTTCGAATGTTCCTAAGGTATCATTAACGACGGATCGTCTGACGGTACGTCTTGCCTGCGAACGTGATGCCTACCGGCTTGCAGACTATTATACCGAGAATAGAGAGTTCCTGAAGCCATGGGAACCGGTACGCGATCAGAGTTATTGTTATCCCTCTGGTTGGCAGGTGCGCTTAAATCTGATTAATGAGTTGCATAAGCAGGGCAATGCTTATTATTTCCTGTTACTCGATCCCGATGAAAAAGAGGTCAGAGGCGTTGCAAATTTTAGCAATGTCATTCGGGGAGATTTTCATGCCTGTATTCTGGGTTATTCACTTGGGCAAAAGTGGGAAGGCCAGGGATTAATGTATGAAGCGTTACAGCCAGCATTACGCTATATGCTTAACCAACAGCGAATGCACCGGATAATGGCTAACTATATGCCCCATAACCAGCGCAGTGGGAATTTATTATTACGATTAGGTTTTGAGCGTGAAGGGTATGCTAAACAGTATCTGCGAATTGATGGAAACTGGCAGGATCACGTGATGATGGCCCTGACAAACCCTAACTGGAAACCGGCGATTTAA
- a CDS encoding YceH family protein: MKYQLTDSEARVIGSMLEKEVTTPDQYPLSLNGLMTACNQKTSREPVMDLSELDIQETLDSLQKKYLVRTASGIGGRVAKYVHRFCNTEFGDFKLSAAELAVICLLLLRGPQTPGELRTRSNRLYEFSDISEVEQVLEGLSNREDGPYVVKLAREPGRRESRYAHLFCGPVDAASFSLTGSASENRSSEASEELTERVQQLEAEVALLKQQVAELNEKLEILVG, encoded by the coding sequence ATGAAATATCAATTAACGGATAGTGAAGCCCGGGTTATTGGCAGCATGCTGGAAAAAGAGGTGACGACACCCGATCAGTATCCTTTATCACTAAACGGTTTAATGACAGCCTGTAACCAGAAAACCAGCCGTGAGCCAGTAATGGATTTAAGTGAGTTGGATATTCAGGAAACGCTGGACAGCCTGCAAAAAAAGTATCTGGTACGTACTGCCAGTGGCATTGGTGGTCGGGTTGCTAAATATGTTCATCGCTTTTGTAATACCGAGTTTGGTGATTTTAAGTTATCGGCAGCTGAGTTAGCGGTTATTTGTCTGCTGTTATTGCGCGGTCCTCAAACTCCGGGTGAACTGAGAACCCGTTCCAATCGATTGTATGAGTTCTCGGATATCAGTGAAGTCGAGCAGGTGCTGGAAGGGTTATCCAATCGGGAAGATGGCCCTTATGTTGTCAAGCTGGCACGGGAACCAGGTAGAAGAGAGAGTCGTTATGCTCATTTATTCTGTGGACCAGTAGATGCAGCTTCTTTTAGTTTAACTGGTTCTGCATCAGAGAATAGATCGTCAGAAGCCTCTGAAGAGTTAACGGAACGGGTACAACAGTTAGAGGCCGAGGTTGCCTTACTGAAACAGCAAGTGGCAGAACTGAACGAAAAACTTGAGATTTTAGTTGGTTAA